Proteins encoded in a region of the Sebastes fasciatus isolate fSebFas1 chromosome 9, fSebFas1.pri, whole genome shotgun sequence genome:
- the parga gene encoding poly(ADP-ribose) glycohydrolase, translated as MDEGMDSQGSVTAEVKPEGVKNDFPKTDLTDGKDELFCGPQKNDATKVSEQTENTQDDVASQTLMDCGSSGGTDESVLAGSGSDAAQTHCSNGQKSKRSSSPGSVKTTCVAAHSPNPKLTLCLSISPSKGISTPTSDVEMLSPDSPICKTMFVNSSADKDHDGSAYSQQCVKDSDAGCLAKEEKVLLVAKATEDAEKAEYSGSSDMSQELIGSQDALLEGVKFALHNMDRGWLGTPIDELNRMPQCAPPLSHLKAVPNHTVTVRTDLLREGAVPVSYPSKFKDAWDDVSVKMPCSEKNLFPMETEDGGGVQSRWELIHTALQGGFKSSLDVRDAILRYNIAHAKKWDFTALNLLCTEYLEHPELQLLFETILPAMVDLALSAPAFCTMPIPLLKSRINNSLTLSQEQIACLLANAFFCTFPRRNSRKSEYCNYPEINFYRLFEGSSLRKIEKLKTLLCYFRRVTQTKPMGLVTFTRQILNNPPNWESSQTQLKRLHITCEGTIEDDGYGMLQVDFANRFVGGGVTGHGLVQEEIRFLINPELIVSRLFTEALEYNECLIVTGTEQYSKYSGYAESYKWKDSHNDETARDDWQRRCTEIVAIDALRFRHFLEQFLPEKMTRELNKAYCGFFRNNANSKHLSAVATGNWGCGAFGGDTRLKALIQLMAAAEAGRDVAYFTFGDAQLMRDVHEIHTFLTERQVTVGRLYNLLNQYSSLMCKNCRTTRPDVSLYSFIYERVSSPASAVDAPDSAKDSGMSPVTSDSH; from the exons ATGGATGAAGGGATGGATTCTCAAGGAAG TGTGACTGCTGAAGTCAAGCCAGAGGGTGTAAAGAACGACTTCCCCAAAACAGACTTAACAGATGGAAAAGATGAACTCTTTTGTGGACCGCAAAAGAATGACGCTACAAAAGTGTCTGAACAAACGGAGAACACGCAAGATGACGTAGCATCTCAGACTTTGATGGACTGTGGGTCTTCAGGTGGGACGGATGAATCTGTCCTTGCAGGCAGCGGAAGTGACGCAGCTCAAACACACTGTTCTAATGGGCAGAAATCTAAGAGGTCATCTTCACCTGGTTCTGTTAAAACGACCTGTGTTGCTGCACACTCTCCAAATCCCAAACTCACGCTTTGTCTTAGTATTAGTCCCAGCAAGGGTATCAGTACACCCACCAGTGATGTGGAGATGCTGAGTCCGGACAGCCCCATCTGTAAAACCATGTTCGTCAACAGCTCTGCAGACAAGGATCATGATGGCAGTGCTTACTCTCAGCAGTGTGTCAAGGACTCTGATGCTGGATGTTTGGCCAAAGAAGAAAAAGTCCTTCTGGTTGCCAAGGCAACTGAGGATGCTGAGAAAGCTGAGTACAGTGGCTCATCTGATATGAGTCAGGAATTAATTGGAAGCCAGGATGCACTTCTCGAAGg CGTTAAGTTCGCATTGCATAACATGGACAGAGGATGGCTTGGGACACCCATAGACGAGCTGAACAGAATGCCCCAGTGTGCCCCCCCACTGTCTCACCTGAAAGCAGTGCCTAACCACACTGTCACAGTCAGG ACAGATCTCCTCAGAGAGGGAGCGGTTCCTGTCTCATACCCCAGCAAGTTCAAAGATGCGTGGGATGATGTGTCCGTGAAGATGCCCTGCTCCGAGAAGAATCTGTTTCCTATGGAGACTGAG GATGGAGGAGGTGTCCAGAGTCGGTGGGAGCTGATCCACACTGCCTTGCAGGGAGGGTTCAAAAGTTCTCTGGATGTGAGG GATGCTATATTGAGATACAACATAGCCCATGCAAAGAAATGGGACTTCACTGCCCTGAACCTTCTTTGCACAGAG TATCTCGAGCATCCAGAGTTACAACTCCTGTTCGAGACCATACTACCAGCTATGGTTGACCTCGCACTCAGTGCTCCTGCCTTCTGCACGATG cCAATCCCCTTACTGAAGTCAAGGATCAACAACTCTCTGACTCTGTCCCAGGAGCAAATCGCCTGCCTTCTGGCCAACGCCTTCTTCTGCACATTCCCCCGACGCAACTCCCGCAAGTCGGAGTACTGCAATTATCCTGAGATCAATTTCTACAG GTTGTTTGAAGGGTCGTCACTaagaaaaatagagaaattGAAAACTCTGCTGTGTTACTTCAGGAGAGTTACACAGACCA aGCCCATGGGTCTTGTTACATTCACAAGACAGATACTGAACAACCCTCCGAACTGGGAAAG TTCCCAGACTCAGCTGAAGCGCCTACACATCACTTGTGAGGGGACGATTGAGGACGATGGATACGGGATGCTGCAG GTGGACTTTGCAAACAGGTTTGTAGGTGGTGGAGTAACAGGACATGGACTGGTCCAGGAAGAGATCAGGTTCCTCATCAACCCTGAACTCATCGTCTCGCGCCTCTTTACTGAAGCTTTGGAATACAATGAATGCCTCATCGTCACAG GCACCGAACAGTACAGTAAATATTCTGGCTATGCTGAGAGTTACAAATGGAAGGACAGCCACAACGATGAGACTGCCAG GGATGACTGGCAGAGACGATGTACAGAGATTGTGGCCATTGATGCTCTTCGATTCAGGCACTTCCTAGAGCAGTTTCTCCCTGAGAAGATGACCAGAGAGCTCAACAAG GCATACTGCGGATTCTTCCGAAACAACGCCAACAGCAAGCACCTCTCCGCAGTAGCCACAGGCAACTGGGGCTGTGGAGCTTTTGGTGGAGACACACGGCTCAAAG CGCTGATTCAGTTGATGGCTGCAGCAGAGGCCGGGAGAGACGTGGCGTACTTCACGTTTGGAGATGCTCAGCTCATGAGAGACGTTCACGAAATACACACGTTCCTCACCGAGAGACAAGTCACCGTCG GGAGGCTGTACAACCTTTTGAACCAGTACTCCAGTCTGATGTGCAAGAATTGCCGCACGACGCGACCTGACGTCAGCCTCTACAGTTTCATCTATGAGAGAGTCTCTTCCCCCGCGTCCGCCGTCGACGCCCCGGATTCCGCCAAGGATTCTGGGATGTCCCCTGTAACGTCGGACTCTCATTAA